In the Bacteroidota bacterium genome, GCAAGTGCAATTGCCTTACAATAAATTGCGCGACACAACAATTTATTCGGTGATGTCCGATTCGTTGCCGTTTAATGTGCTTACACCTGATGTAGATACTACTGCTGTGATTAAACCCATAAAAGGAATTAAAGATGTTTCGGTTCCACGATTTACCACTTTGCAAATTATAATCGGTGCAGCTGCTTTATTAATTATCGGATTATTAATTTGGTATTTCTTTATTCGCAAAAAAGAAAAACCGATTATACCTGCCAAACCTGTTGTGAAAAAATCGTTGCGGGAAATAATAATGGGTCAATTGAACGAACTCGAAGCAAAAAAATTATGGCAACAGGATCAGCTTAAATTATATTATTCGGAGCTTACTGATATTTTGCGCACTTATCTGGAAAAACGTTTTACCATTAATGCGATGGAAAGCACCAGTGATGAAATAATTGAACAAATTCAGCATATTCCGGAAGCAAAACAATTGGAGCCGGATATTACCTATGTTTTACAACTTGCAGATATGGCAAAGTTTGCAAAATCGCGCCCATTGGCTAATGAGAATGTAAAAGCGATGGAACTAGTTAAACAATTTGTTGAACAAACAACACCGGTAGTTTCAAATACGGAGCAAAACAAATGAAAGATTATTTAAATAATATCCGATTCGAAGATCCCTGGTTGCTGCTGTTGCTCCTGCTGGTGCCGGTTTATATTTATTATATCAGAAAAAAGAGCAAACAAAAATTTGTAACATTTCAAATTTCATCTATTGCCGGATTTAGCGGTAAAGTTCCTGCTAAAATTAAATGGATGCGTTTATTGCCAATTTTGAGAATTAGTGCATTTGTTTTAATTGTAATTGCTATCGCGCGCCCGCAAACCGGTTTCAGTAATAAAAAAATATCATCACAGGGAATAGATATTATGATGGCACTTGACGTTTCGCCAAGTATGTATGCCATCGATTTTAAACCCAACCGCATGGAAGCAGCAAAAGTGGCTGCTAACGAATTTATCGACAGTCGCCCCAACGACCGTATCGGATTAGTGGTGTTTGCAGGAGAAGCATTTACACAATGCCCCGCCACCCTCGATCATGAAATGCTGAAAGCTCAGGTTGAAACTGCCGATAACTGGTACTTAAAAGATGGAACAGCCATTGGCGACGGATTATTTATGGCTGTGAATCGATTGGCAGACACTGTTAATCTGGCTACTAAAGTGATTATTTTATTAACTGACGGTGTGCGTATTGGTGGAAAATATTCGCCGGTTGATGCAGCTAATGCGGCTAAACAATTAAATATTAGGGTTTATACGATTGGCGTGGGAACAGAAGCAAATGCACCAATTCCCGTTATCGATAAAAATGGCCGCCGCATATTTGAACTCGACCCACGCATTTCATTTGATGAGCCGATGTTAAAAGATGTTTCCAATTTAACAGGAGGACAATATTTTAAAGCGGATTCAAAAGAAAAATTATCTGAAATATATCAGCAGATTGACCAGATTGAAAAACAAAAATTTGAAGTAGATATTACCCAGCGTTACGATGAACATTTTTTTTACTTTGCGCTGGCTGGATTAATATTAATTGTTTTAGAAATAATTTTAACTAATACCATATTCCGCTCATTAACTTAATATGCAATTCGAAAATAAAATAGCATTTTACTTTTTAGCCATTATCCCGGTTTTGGTAATGCTGTTTTATGCCTATATCAATTGGCGAAACAAAGCTATAACCCGCATGGGTGACCGCGCTTTGGTGGAGCAATTAATGCACCGCAATTCCGTTAAAAGAAAATGGATAAAATTTATGGTATTAATGGGTGCCTGTTTATTTATTATTCTCGGTCTTGCGAATTTAAGAATGGGTTCAAAAAAACAAAAAGTAAAAGGCGAAAGTGCTGAAATTATGATTTGTTTTGATGTTTCTAACAGTATGCTTGCAGAAGATGTAAAACCAAGCAGACTGGCACAAGCAAAATTATCGGCAGCACAATTAATTGAACGTTTATCATCAAACAGAATTGGTTTAATTGTTTTTGCGGGAGAAAGTTATGTGCAAATGCCACTTACTTCTGACTCACGAGCTGCTTTAATGTATTTAAATAATATTAATACCGGAACCATTACCAATCAGGGTACTGCAATTGGCAGTGCCATTCAAACTGCACTCGATGCATTTGAAAATGGTGGCGATAAAGACAATAAAAAAGGCAAGGCAATTATCATAATTACCGATGGGGAAAGCCATGATAATAATGCTGTGGAAATGGCGCAGGAAGCCGCGGATAGGGATATTAAAATTATTACACTTGGTGTGGGCACTTCAACCGGAGCGCCAATTCCGCTGCGAAAAGGGAATGTTGTGGACGGATTTAAAAAAGACCGGCAGGGAAATGTAATTTTAACTAAACTGAATGAACCAATGTTACAAAACATGGCTACCGATGCCAATGGATTGTATATGAATTTAAGCAGCGGTAAAAAAGTGATTGACGATGTGTACGACGAAATTGATGCGCTGGATAAAACAACCGACGACACCTATGAGTTTACTGAATATGCAAATCATTTTCAGTTATTTCTCGGAATTGGATTATTTTTATTGACGCTTGAGTTTTTTCTGTCGGACAAAAAACCGAAGTGGCTCGAAAAAGTGAATTTATTTGATGATAAATAATATGATGAAAAAGGGACTTACATTATTGCTTTTAGTTTTTGCTGCGGCTGCCGCTTTCGGGCAATCGGCAAATGCAATTATTAAAGAGGGCAACGAAAAATATAATCAGCAGGATTATTCCGGCGCGCAAAAAAGTTATGAGCAAGCCCTCGCGGAAGATCCTGAATCGGATGCCGGAACTTATAATCTGGGTAACACCTATTATGAGCAAAAGCAATACGATGCGGCAATCGAACAATATCAGCGTGCGGCCGATCAGGCTAAAGACCCTGAAACCAGAGCTCAGGCTTTACACAATTTGGGAAATGCTTATCTCCAACAAAAAAAATATGAAGAAAGTATTAATGCATACAAACAATCGTTGCGCAATTTACCGGATGATGCAGATACAAAATATAATCTTGCTTACGCACAAAAAATGTTGAAACAACAGCAACAAAAACAACAACAGAAACAGGATCAGCAAAAGCAGGATCAAAAAAAGCAAGAACAGCAAAAACAAGAGCAACAAAAACAACAGGACCAGAATAAGGAAAATCAGCAGCCGCAAAAAAAAGAACAACAACCCGCACAACCAAAAGAATACACGAAAGAAGAATTGGAAAGAATATTACAATCACTCAACAGCGATGATAAAAATGTGCAGAATAAAGTAAATAAACAAAAAGCACAACCCGCAGGCAGTGATTCAGAAAAGGATTGGTAACATGAAAAAGTGGTTAATTGTATTAAGCAGTATATTTTTTGCGCATCACCTTGTTGCGCAGAATGTTTCTGTTGAAGCAACTGTAAGCAGTAATAAGGTTGGCCTCAGCGACAGGTTTAAATATACCATTACCATTAATAACAGTGCTGATGCAAAAGATTTCAGACCACCAACATTAAGTGATTTTATTGTTTTGGGCGGACCGAATCAAAGTATGAGCTACCAGAATATTAATGGTAAAACATCACAGCAAATTGCTTATTCTTATGTACTTCAACCCAAAAAACTGGGAAAGTTTACAATTAATGCTGCTTATGTAAAAGTGAGCGGACAAACTTATTCTACCAAACCAATAACTATTGAAGTAATTGATAAACCGACTTCAACAGGAAATACACCTGCACAAACCAATCAGAAATCACAAGACCCGCAAAGCAGCAGTAATGGCGATATTGAAAGTTATGTGAAAGAAAATGTTTTTATAAAAACTGAAGTGAGCGACATGGAAGTGTATAAAGGCGAAAATATTGCTGTTACACTTAAAATGTATGTTGCTGATAAAGGTGATATTATTGGTCCACGCGGATTTCAAAATATTATTACGCCTAAATACGATGGGTTTTACGCTGATGAAATTGATTTACCCGATCAGCAATTAAAAACGGAAACAATAAATGGTGTGCGCTATCAGGTTTCCATTATTAAAAAAACAATGCTCACACCACAACGTTCCGGAACCTTAGAGGTTGACCCACTTTCAATTGATGCAATTTTTGCGGTTTTATTACGCAATCAGTCACGCAATTTTAATCCGTTTGCAACAAATGCCAAACAGGTTTTGGTAAATATTAAATCGAATACGGTAAAAATTAAAGTAAATGAACTTCCACCAAATACCCCCTCCGATTTTAATGGCGCCGTTGGAAAGTTCACGATGAAAACGCAAATAAATGCCACAGAAACAAAAACAGATGAACCTTTAACCTATCGCATAGCAATTACGGGTACAGGCAATCTCGAATTATTCAGCGCTCCTGAATTAAACCTGCCTCCGGGATGGGAAACCTATGAACCAAAAATTACTACGGCATCCGGCACAAAAACATTTGAATATTTATTAATTCCCCGCTCACCGGGCGATTTTACCATTCCGTCGTACACATGGTCATACCTTGAACCGGCAACCAATAAATATGTATCACTAGCTTCAGAAGCCTATAATGTGAAAGTGGAAGCTGGCCCCGGCTACAATCCTTCAACAGGAAATTACGCTACAAAAAAAGAGGAACTGGAAGCATTGGCAAATGATATTCGTTTTATTAATAAACACAATCCCACTTACTTTTCCGAACGACCCGATTTTGCGGGTAGTATCGGTTTTTATTGCCTGTTTTTATTGCCCATTATTTCCGGCGCAGGATTATTTGTGTACACATACAATCAGAAACGCAAAAACAGCGATGTGGTGAGTTTGCGTATAAATAACGCAAATGCCAATGCAAAAAAGCGACTCGCAAAAGCAGAAACCTATGCTGCTGCAAATAACAGCCGCGATTTTTTTGATGAAACAATAAAAGCGTTGTGGGGATATTTAAGCGATAAACTGCTAATTAATAAAAGTGAATTGTCGAAAGAAAATGTTGAACAGGTACTAAGTAAAAGAAATGTTTCAGCAACTACATCTGCAACCTTAATTAATTTATTAAACGATTGTGAGATGTCATTATACGCACCTGCTGTTAGTTCAGGCTCTTTGCAACAAATATATACGCAGGCTGTTGATTTAATTACAAAACTGGAAAACGAAATCAAATGAAAAAGGGATTGTGGTTAATCATTTTTGTAATAACATTAAATAGTGTACGCGCTGAAGAAACTGCCGATACCATTTCAGTTGCCACAGCTATTGATACAACAACATTTGTATATGGTAATGTGATGTATGAAAATAACAGTTACGCTACTGCCATTCGTGTATATCAAAATCTGATTGATCAAAACGGACCTTCCGATGAAATATATTATAACCTCGGTAATTGTTATTATAAAACAAATGAAATAGGCAAGGCGGTTTTAAATTATGAGCGGGCTTTGTATTTAAATCCCGGTAATGAAGACGCAGCCTATAATCTGGAATTATCGTACCGCCGTATTCGCGATGAAATTGACCCGATTCCACAATCTATTTTTGCTGTATGGTGGTCCGATTTTACTCATATTTTTACTGCACATACCTGGAGTTTTCTTGCAATAACATTTATTTGGATTGCACTACTCGGTTTTGCATTATATCGGATAAACCGCTTTAAAAAATATCAGCGCCCGGGCTTTTTCGTTTTTGTGTTCGGTTTGTTTTTCGGATTAATCTGTTTAATTGGAGCAGTGGGCAGAAATACTTATGACCGTGATTATCAATTCGCCATTGTAATGTCACCAAGTGCTATTCTCAAAAGTGAACCTTCAGAAAACAGCACGAATTTATTTTTACTACACGAAGGATTAAAATTGAAATTGTTAAGCAGCGACAACGACTGGTCGGAAGTTAAAATTCCAAATGGAGATATTGGCTGGATTAAATCTGAGGAAATTACTGCTGTAGATCCATTTACCCACGGAAAAAAATAGCAGCAATCATAAAGCTCACAAAGCCGGTCATGTAACCAAGATATACTTCGCGTTCAGTATGTGCTTTTAATGCAAGTCGGGCAGCACCTACACATCCGGCACAAACAATTGTGATTAAGAAAAGTGGCAACACATTTACGTATGAATAGGGTAATAATATCATAATAACTGCAATCATACCACCGGCTCCGGTTGCGTGCATACTTACTTTCGTAAATAAGATATTAATCATAAAATCAACAAACACGGCAATTGTTGAACCTAAAAGAATAAATGTTATCTGCGGATTAAATCCTTCTCGCAAAAAAACCACATAAGCCCAAATATAAAAGAAACCGGCAGCGATATAAGGAATAATTCTATCCTGCCTGTCGAACATATTTACCGATTTAATAAATTTTAAAGCTGATAAAAGTCCGATGGTAAAAGCCGGAAAAAAGAACGTTAACAGGGCAATACGAATTACCGTTAACATGTATGAAGGGCTGTCAGGAAAATAAAACGGATTGGTATAAATTACATAAAACGTTCCATAAAGCGGCAACAACAGTGGCAGAAATAAAATCGAAAAAAAATGCCCGAATATTTTTTTTATCATAATTCTCTTCTTAAACGCGCAACGGAGATATCTAATTGCTCACGATATTTTGCAACGGTTCTTCTGGCAATATTATATCCGCGTTTACGAAGGTCTTCCATCAGTTCCTGATCGCTCAGTGGTGATTTTTTATCTTCGTTTTCAATTAATTCGGATAAAATCTTTTTCACTTCACGGGTAGAAACCTCTTCACCGGTATCGGTAGACAACGATTCGCTGAAAAAATATTTTAATGAATAAGTGCCAAATTCGGTTTGAACATATTTACTGTTTGCCACGCGGCTTACGGTAGATATATCCAGATTTGTTTTTTCAGCAATATCTTTTAAAATCATCGGCTTCATGGTAGTTTCGTCGCCGGTAAGGAAAAAATCATATTGATGCAACATGATTTCATACATGGTAGACCACAGCGTTTGCTGACGTTGTTTTATGGCATCAATAAACCATTTTGCCGCATCAATTTTTTGTTTGATGAACATGATGGCTTCTTTCTGTTTTTTATCTTTTGATGAACTGTTTTTATAATCCACCATCATATCTCTGAAATCGCGACTCACACGAAGTTCAGGTGCATTACGCGAATTGAGTTTTAATTCAAGGTCGCCGTTTACATTTACAATTGTAAAATCGGGAATAATGTATTGATATAAATTCGTGCCGTCTTCTTTTGCACTTCCGCCCGGTTTCGGATTTAATTTGGTGATTTCCGCAATTACCGGTTTTAAAACATCATCTTCAACTTTTAAATGACGTGCTAATTTATCGTAATGTTTTTTCGTAAACTCATCAAAATAATTTTCAATAATATTAATGGCGAGTTTAATATGTTTTGTTTGTGTTTTTCTTTCCAGTTGTAATAATAAACATTCACGCAAATCGCGCGCACCAACGCCCGGCGGGTCAAAGCCCTGAATTAAATCCAGCAATTCAATAATTTCTGGTTCTTCCGTCATTACGTTTTGCGAAAATGCCAGGTCGTCAACAATGGCCGAAATTTCTCTGCGTAAATAACCATCATCATCAATGCTGCCAATAATTTGTTCAGCTATTTTATGATAACGTTCATCCAGTTCACACATGCCTAACTGCTTGGTCAGGTTTTCATGAAATGTATCGCTTACGGCGTATGGAACGGTTTTATTATCATCGTCATCATCACCATAATTATCGTCACGAGTTTTGTAATCGGCTACATCATCATCGTTGATATAATCGTCAAGATCCAGTTCATCACTGCTGTTTGACTCTTCACTTTCGCCGCTGTTTTCTTCCTGATTACCTTCTTCTTCTCTAAAAATTTCTTCCGTGCTGGTAAGTTCTTCTTCCCCGGTATCACCCTCTTCCAAAGCCGGATTCGCCTCAAGTTCTTCCTTAATGCGTTGCTCCAACTGGTCGGTTGGCACCTGCAGCAATTTCATGAGCTGAATCTGCTGTGGCGATAGCTTTTGTAATAATTTCTGACTTAAACGCTGGTTTAACATGATTGTCGTACAGTTCCTGCGCCAAATTTAAGCCGAAATTATTTGTGACAGGAATAAATTTACTATTGTGTGGTAAGTTTTTATTTATTAATGAAAACACCAACAGGGGTGGATTTCACGGAAAATTCATTGTAATTTTGCACCCTTAATCTTTTTTAGCATGCGAATTGAAAAATTTCAATACATCAGAGAATTCAGTCAGTATGAAAACCGTGAAGTAACCATCAAAGGGTGGGTGAGTAATAAACGCGACAGCAAAGGACTTGTATTTTTAGTAATGCGCGATGGCAGCGGGTTTACACAATGTGTGGCCGACGCCGCAAAATTGAGCGCCGAACAGTTTGAGGCTGCAAAACGCCTTACCATGGAAAGTTCTGTAACCCTTACAGGAACTGTGGTTAAAGATGAACGCCAGATTGGTGGTTACGAAATGCAAATTTCCAATATCGAAATAATTCAGGTTGCAGATGAATACCCGATTTCAAAAAAAGAACACGGTGTTGAATTTTTAGTAGACAACCGTCACCTCTGGCTGAGAAGTAAAAAACAGTGGGCGATGATGCGCGTCCGTAATCGCGTAATTTTTGCGATTCACAACTTTTTTCAGCAAAACGATTTTCTGCAAATGGATGCGCCGATTTTTACCGGCAACGCCTGCGAAGGCACATCAACTTTGTTTGAAACCGACTTTTATGGCCGTCCCGCTTATTTAAGTCAAAGTGGTCAGTTATATGGTGAAGCACTGGCATTTGCACACGGCAAAATTTATACGTTCGGACCAACATTCCGCGCCGAAAAATCAAAAACCCGTCGTCACTTGTCTGAATTCTGGATGATAGAACCCGAAATGGCGTTTTATAATCTGGACATGAACATGGACCTGATCGAGCAATTTTTAAAATTTGTGGTGGCAGATGTTACTGAGTTTTGTAAAGAAGAACTCACCATTTTAGAGCGCAATACCGATTTTCTGCAAAATGCAATTAAAATGCAGTTTCCAAGAATTCATTACGATGATGCAGTGGCCATTATTCGCGGTGAAAAAGATGTAGATGGAAAAAACAGTATTGTAACGCTGGAAAATGATTTGAAAGAATTAAATGAAAAAATTGCCGGCTTACAAAATGAAATTACCGAACGCGAAAATAAAATTGCTTCCGGTGCTTTAAAAGCAGGTGAAATTAATTTTAATAAAAACAAAATCGATACACTTAAAAACGAAATAAAAGACTTGCAGGAAAAAGCAGATAATATTCCACAATGGTTAAATTCTGCAAGAAATTTTGTGCACGGCAACGACTTTGGTGGTAGCGATGAAACAGTTTTGACACGTTTATTCGCCTGCCCAATCATGGTGTACAACTGGCCTGCAGCCGTTAAGGCATTTTATATGAAGCGCGACCCGAACGATCCGCGTTATGTAAAAGGTGTTGACGTTTTAGCACCTGAAGGTTATGGTGAAATAGTTGGTGGTGCCGAACGTGAAGACAATTATGAAATGTTGCTCGAGCGTATTAAACATGAACAATTACCGGTGGAAGCATTCGACTGGTATTTAGATTTACGCAAATACGGAACCGTTCCGCACGCAGGTTTTGGATTAGGTTTAGAACGTATGGTGTTATGGATCAGCGGCGCAACACATATCCGCGAAGCAATTCCTTTCCCACGTTTTTACGGTCGCCTCGAACCATAATCAAATAAAGGGATTTATCATTGTATAAGCAAGTACGGGCGAATCAACATTCACCCGGCTTAGCATGCCTTTTTTATCGATATATCCTATCGACAAAATCCCATTCCCCAATATTCATTATACTTGCATTGCAAAAACCGCCACAATGAATACCATACCTACCGTAAATCTCGCCGATTTTTTATCGGGCGATGCAGAAAGGAAAAATAATTTCGTACAAAGCCTTGGTAAAGCATACCAGGAAGTGGGCTTTGTTGCCGTGCAAAATCATGGCATCAACCAACAATTGGTCGACGATTTTTATAAGGCAGTGGAACAATTTTTTGCCTTGCCCGATGAAGTGAAACTGCAATATGAAGTACCCGGATTAGCAGGGCAGCGCGGATTTACCTCTTTCGGAAAAGAACACGCAAAAAACAGCAGCGCAGGCGATTTGAAAGAGTTTTGGCAAATTGGGCAAACCATTGAAGATGGTGAAGTGGTTGCAGATAATTATCCTGCAAATGTTAAGGTAAAAGAGATTGCAGCATTTAATGATTTGGGTTACAATTTATATAGAGGATTTGAAAAATCAGGTCGCTCATTATTACAATCGCTTGCGTTGTTTTTGGGGTTAGATGAACATTATTTCGACGAAAAAATACATAACGGAAATTCCATTCTCAGGGCAATTTATTATCCGCCAATTACGCAGGAGCCTGCCTCTGCAATTCGCGCCGAGCAACATGAGGATATTAATTTAATTACCCTGCTGGTAGGCGCTTCTGCCGACGGACTGGAAGTGATGGATACTGCAGGAAACTGGGTTGCCGTTAAAACCGCTCCAACCGAAATTGTTGTGAACGTTGGCGACATGCTGCAAAGGCTTACCAATAACGTTCTGCGCTCAACCACCCACCGTGTTGTAAACCCGCCGCGTGAAAAATGGCATACACCACGTTTTTCAATTCCATTTTTCCTTCATCCGAAATCAGAAATGAGCCTCAATTGCCTGGCCGATTGTGTTACCGAATCCAATCCGCTTGCATACGAACCAATTACTGCCGGCGAATATCTGGATGAACGTTTAAGGGAAATCGGGTTGAAAAAGTAATTTTTAGCCTGTCACATTTTGCCATTTTTTTGTTGCTTTTATATGGAGCAAGTGTTGTACCTATGCAAATCGAAAAAGATTTCTGCTATTTTTGCCTAACCTAAAATATTTTTTAAAACCCGAATTATGAAAAAATTAATAAGCCTACTCAGCTTTGTTGCCTTATTAGGCACTGCAAATGCACAAAAAGGAGTTGTAGATGTTGTTGGATTGCACCTTGGTTTACAAGGCGGATTTAATAGTACCTGGATTCTGAATCAAAACAATTATGGTTTTCAGGAACTGGATTATTCCAGAACCTTTGGTTTTTCAACCGGATTGGCAATTGGATATAATTTTACGAATACCATGGGTATTCAGGTAGACCTCAATTATGCAACCATGGGTCAGGATTATTTTGATATATCTAAAGACTTTTGCAATATCGATGCAAACGGTGATAACAAACCTGAAAAAGTTGAAACTTACCGTTACGTTGGATTAAACTATGTGCAAATTCCAATCATGTTCCGTTACCAAAGTACAAGAACAAAAAAACAAATGATTTCTTTTCACGCAATGGCAGGTCCTTCTTTCGGATTTTTATCTGCAGCAAGTATGAGTTATGAAGCCGATACTGCATTTACCGGAACGATATATACTATTCCTGGTGAAACAATTGACTATATGGTACCTGAATTTTCACTAACTGCAGAAAATGAATCAGCAGATGCATATTTTTCAGGTTTCGATTTAGGATTTACCCTCGACCTCGGTGCAGATATTTTTGTAACTAAACAATTATATATTACACCTGCTGCAAAATTTTATTACGGATTAACAGATATTAATTCTGCACCAACAAGAGAAAGAAGAAAAGATATCGAAACTACCGATTATACCGGCGCTTCAAGAAATGCATTTGGTGGTATATCAGTTGGTATTCATTATTTATTAATCGCCGATTAATTTATTCCTGAAATAAATTTATTGAACTTACTATAATAGAAAAAGCCGCGTCTAACTAAACGCGGCTTTTTCTATTAATAATATTTTCTGATTATTCTACAACTACATTCGAACTTACAACATGTCCGTTGCAGCTAACTTTTACCATATAAACACCTGAACTCTGATTGCTTAAATCTACAGGAACTGCAATTACACCATTTGCATTGCTGATGTTTTTGCTGTAAACCTGCTGACCAGTAATATTTGTTACAATAATATCTACTGCATCAACCGGTGCTGTATTTAATTCTACAGTAAACATTCCTTCGCTCGGATTCGGATAAACTTCAAATGAATTTAATGATGAAATTTCTCCTATTGATGAACAAACTTTTACTTCAACTTCTACACCTGATCTAACGCTCGGGCAAGCAAAAATGCTGTTACCTGTTACGTGCCAGTCGTAGAAATAATACCAGCGTGATTCATCAAAACTACTGTTGGTAATACTTACTAAACCATCAACATTATACGGATAACTTGTTCCTGCAGTACTGCGTTTTAATTTCGGAGA is a window encoding:
- a CDS encoding PorT family protein, whose protein sequence is MKKLISLLSFVALLGTANAQKGVVDVVGLHLGLQGGFNSTWILNQNNYGFQELDYSRTFGFSTGLAIGYNFTNTMGIQVDLNYATMGQDYFDISKDFCNIDANGDNKPEKVETYRYVGLNYVQIPIMFRYQSTRTKKQMISFHAMAGPSFGFLSAASMSYEADTAFTGTIYTIPGETIDYMVPEFSLTAENESADAYFSGFDLGFTLDLGADIFVTKQLYITPAAKFYYGLTDINSAPTRERRKDIETTDYTGASRNAFGGISVGIHYLLIAD